One genomic window of Luteitalea pratensis includes the following:
- a CDS encoding Gfo/Idh/MocA family protein, with product MKRIGMGLVGAGFIGPHHLEAVRRLGFVDVVAIADFNDELARQKAEALGVPKWYGNYQALLDDPDVHVVHNATPNYMHHPVSMAAIAAGKHIVSDKPLAMTSAQARELLDAATARGVVHAVTFNYRGNPLVQQARTMIAKGEIGPPRFIHGQYLQDWLLFDTDYSWRLEPDKGGESSAMGDIGSHWCDLAQHVSGLRITHVLSDLTTVIPVRKKPSGARLAFQKASAEDAYESVEIKVEDLCSVLVRFENGAKGTFSVGQVCAGHKNDLWLEVNGGEASLRWHQETQNELWIGHRAKGNMILQKDPSLMDPDVAGLAKLPGGHQEAWPDAFRNVLRAVYEHIAEGRPMSERPPYFSSFEDGWRANAVIDAVLASHRNGNVWTAVATL from the coding sequence GTGAAGCGAATCGGGATGGGTCTGGTCGGGGCGGGTTTCATCGGTCCTCATCACCTGGAGGCGGTGCGTCGGCTCGGGTTCGTGGACGTCGTCGCCATCGCCGACTTCAACGACGAACTGGCTCGGCAGAAGGCCGAGGCCCTCGGCGTGCCGAAGTGGTACGGCAACTACCAGGCGCTGCTGGACGATCCCGACGTGCACGTGGTGCACAACGCGACGCCCAACTACATGCACCACCCGGTGAGCATGGCGGCGATCGCGGCCGGCAAGCACATCGTCTCGGACAAGCCGCTGGCGATGACGTCGGCGCAGGCCCGGGAACTGCTCGACGCGGCCACGGCGAGGGGTGTCGTGCACGCGGTGACGTTCAACTACCGCGGCAACCCCCTCGTGCAGCAGGCGCGGACGATGATCGCCAAGGGCGAGATCGGACCGCCGCGCTTCATCCACGGCCAGTACCTGCAGGACTGGCTGCTGTTCGACACCGACTACAGCTGGCGCCTCGAGCCCGACAAGGGCGGCGAATCCTCGGCGATGGGCGACATCGGATCGCATTGGTGCGACCTGGCGCAGCACGTGTCGGGGCTGCGCATCACCCACGTGCTCTCGGATCTCACGACCGTCATTCCGGTGCGCAAGAAGCCATCGGGCGCACGGTTGGCGTTCCAGAAGGCGAGTGCCGAGGACGCCTACGAGTCGGTGGAGATCAAGGTCGAGGACCTGTGCTCGGTATTGGTCCGCTTCGAGAACGGCGCGAAGGGCACGTTCTCGGTCGGGCAGGTGTGCGCGGGGCACAAGAACGACCTGTGGCTGGAGGTCAACGGTGGTGAAGCGTCGCTGCGGTGGCACCAGGAAACGCAGAACGAGCTGTGGATCGGCCACCGTGCCAAGGGCAACATGATCCTGCAGAAGGATCCCTCGCTGATGGATCCGGACGTCGCGGGCCTTGCCAAGCTTCCGGGCGGGCACCAGGAAGCCTGGCCGGATGCCTTCCGCAACGTCCTTCGTGCCGTCTACGAGCACATCGCGGAGGGACGGCCGATGAGCGAGCGCCCGCCGTATTTCTCGTCGTTCGAAGATGGGTGGCGGGCCAACGCCGTGATCGACGCCGTGCTGGCCAGCCATCGGAACGGCAACGTGTGGACGGCCGTCGCCACACTGTAA
- a CDS encoding sugar phosphate isomerase/epimerase family protein, with the protein MKLGVFTALFAGLTLDQVIEKVTAAGLDAVEIGTGAYPGAAHIDVEDLLSSKAKAKAYKRKLADAGLTISALSCHGNPLHPDKAFAKDHDEVFRKTVRVAELLGVGVVNTFSGCPGDSEGSKVPNWITCAWPPDFLKALDWQWEKKVIPYWTRAGKFAKDHGVRVALESHPGFAVYNVETALKLRRAVGKQIGVNFDPSHLFWQGVDVPAAIHALGDAIFHFHAKDVALDRNNARLNGVIDAKSYTRMTERSWLFRTVGWGHGAGDWAEIMSALRLVGYDHVVSIEHEDALASVDEGLANAVKFLRPLILKEQPAEAWWV; encoded by the coding sequence ATGAAGCTAGGCGTGTTCACGGCCCTGTTTGCGGGGCTCACGCTGGACCAGGTGATCGAGAAGGTGACGGCGGCCGGACTCGATGCCGTCGAGATCGGCACCGGGGCCTACCCGGGTGCGGCGCACATCGACGTCGAGGACCTGCTCTCGAGCAAGGCCAAGGCAAAGGCGTACAAGAGGAAGCTCGCCGACGCGGGCCTGACGATTTCGGCGCTGTCCTGCCACGGCAATCCGCTGCATCCCGACAAGGCATTCGCAAAGGACCACGACGAGGTATTCCGCAAGACGGTGCGTGTCGCCGAACTGCTGGGCGTCGGCGTGGTGAACACCTTCTCCGGATGCCCCGGCGACAGCGAGGGCAGCAAGGTGCCCAACTGGATCACCTGCGCGTGGCCGCCCGACTTCCTGAAGGCGCTCGACTGGCAGTGGGAGAAGAAGGTCATCCCGTACTGGACGCGGGCCGGCAAGTTCGCCAAGGATCACGGCGTCCGCGTGGCCCTCGAGTCGCACCCGGGGTTTGCGGTCTACAACGTCGAGACCGCGCTGAAGTTGCGCCGCGCCGTGGGCAAGCAGATTGGCGTCAACTTCGATCCGAGCCACCTGTTCTGGCAGGGCGTGGACGTGCCGGCGGCGATTCACGCGCTTGGTGACGCGATCTTCCACTTCCACGCCAAGGACGTGGCGCTCGACCGCAACAACGCGCGCCTCAACGGCGTGATCGATGCCAAGTCCTACACGCGGATGACGGAACGCTCCTGGCTGTTCCGCACCGTGGGCTGGGGGCATGGCGCTGGCGACTGGGCCGAGATCATGAGCGCCCTCCGCCTCGTCGGATACGACCACGTGGTCAGCATCGAGCACGAGGACGCCCTGGCCTCGGTCGATGAAGGCCTGGCCAATGCCGTGAAATTCCTCCGGCCGCTGATCCTGAAGGAACAACCCGCCGAAGCTTGGTGGGTCTGA
- a CDS encoding FadR/GntR family transcriptional regulator gives MTRHKSESSKKPFEGVAAELVVGHVRELIERGDLRPGARLPAERELALRVGVSRPSVRAGLRALAAMGVVQSRHGAGTFIRGGPPMLGSEPLSFLAALHGFTRDEMFEARRVLEVGVAGLAAERATGDQLASISEEITGMYASMDDPQAFLVHDIRFHRAVAAAAGNPILASLVEMVSEIFYEHRRKTAAQGKDLKEAADLHRAIYHALRTHDGERARRTMEAHLSLARDRQATEAGFNSDEALAPASTPVAAVS, from the coding sequence ATGACCAGACACAAGTCAGAGTCCTCCAAGAAACCGTTCGAAGGGGTCGCCGCAGAGCTCGTCGTCGGCCACGTGCGTGAGCTGATCGAGCGCGGTGACCTGCGTCCGGGCGCGCGCCTGCCCGCCGAGCGCGAACTGGCGCTGCGCGTGGGCGTGAGTCGTCCGAGCGTGCGTGCCGGGCTGCGGGCCCTTGCCGCGATGGGTGTGGTGCAGTCGCGTCACGGCGCCGGCACGTTCATCCGCGGCGGCCCGCCCATGCTCGGCAGCGAGCCGCTCAGCTTCCTGGCGGCGCTGCACGGGTTCACACGTGACGAGATGTTCGAGGCCCGGCGGGTCCTGGAGGTCGGGGTCGCGGGGCTGGCCGCCGAGCGTGCGACTGGCGATCAACTGGCGTCGATCTCCGAGGAGATCACGGGCATGTACGCGTCGATGGACGACCCGCAGGCGTTCCTCGTGCACGACATCCGCTTCCACCGCGCCGTTGCCGCCGCGGCGGGCAATCCCATCCTCGCCTCGCTGGTGGAGATGGTCTCCGAAATTTTCTACGAGCACCGCCGGAAGACGGCGGCCCAAGGCAAGGACCTCAAGGAAGCCGCCGACCTGCATCGCGCGATTTACCACGCGCTGCGGACCCACGACGGCGAGCGTGCCCGCCGCACGATGGAGGCGCACCTCTCGCTGGCGCGCGATCGCCAGGCCACCGAAGCCGGTTTCAACAGCGATGAGGCACTCGCCCCCGCCAGCACGCCCGTCGCCGCGGTCAGCTAG
- a CDS encoding MFS transporter has product MALASAAPPRGTTLPASSDKPTSIRWVVCALLFFAATINYIDRNVLAVLKAPLTTEFGWTNTDFGYINFFFQVAYMVGMLASGWLIDTIGTRRGLAIAICLWSVAAMLHAEAPIIGNAVQGAFGALGLTMAASVAGFAFCRVLLGLGEAAIFPGSVRSIAEWFPQRERAFATGLFNAGTNIGALATPIIVPIITLRYGWYWAFFGTGTVGFLWLAVWLWQYRTPRTHPGVNPAELALIESDPPDGAVFKVPGLAMAGIVAAVCFVSGLVAATFFGSRVVAVALFSTGLITAIVLNPRRQVWAYAVGKFMTDPVWWLYLTWLPDFLVKAHHVDIRSAMLPLATIYLVADIGSVLGGYVSSKLIQRGFSVNVARKLTMLCFAVSVTPIVFAAQVDSLWGAVALVSIAASGHQAWSANLYTLVSDMFPRRAVGSVIGFGAMMGACGGAMMQIAVGVWLDASNNNYVPIFIAAGTLYLIALVVIHLLVPRMTPANLEVPLAPGGMA; this is encoded by the coding sequence ATGGCCCTTGCCTCTGCCGCACCCCCTCGAGGCACCACTCTGCCTGCGTCGTCGGACAAACCGACGAGCATCCGCTGGGTCGTCTGTGCGCTGCTGTTCTTCGCCGCGACGATCAACTACATCGACCGCAACGTGCTGGCGGTCCTGAAGGCGCCGCTCACCACCGAGTTCGGGTGGACCAACACCGACTTCGGCTACATCAACTTCTTCTTCCAGGTCGCCTACATGGTCGGCATGCTGGCGTCCGGCTGGCTGATCGACACGATCGGCACGCGGCGCGGCCTGGCAATCGCCATCTGTTTGTGGAGCGTCGCGGCGATGCTGCACGCCGAGGCGCCGATCATCGGCAATGCGGTGCAAGGCGCGTTCGGGGCACTCGGCCTGACCATGGCGGCCTCGGTGGCGGGCTTCGCGTTCTGCCGTGTCCTGCTCGGGCTCGGCGAGGCGGCCATCTTCCCAGGTTCGGTCCGCAGCATCGCCGAATGGTTTCCGCAGCGCGAGCGTGCGTTTGCCACCGGCCTGTTCAACGCCGGCACCAACATCGGCGCACTCGCGACCCCGATCATCGTCCCGATCATCACGCTCCGCTACGGCTGGTACTGGGCCTTCTTCGGCACCGGCACGGTGGGTTTCCTCTGGCTCGCCGTCTGGCTGTGGCAGTACCGCACGCCCCGTACGCATCCTGGCGTCAACCCGGCCGAACTCGCGCTGATCGAGAGCGACCCGCCCGATGGCGCGGTATTCAAGGTCCCCGGCCTGGCCATGGCTGGCATCGTCGCGGCGGTGTGCTTCGTGAGCGGCTTGGTGGCGGCGACGTTCTTCGGTTCGCGCGTGGTCGCCGTCGCCCTGTTCAGCACTGGCCTCATCACCGCTATCGTTCTCAACCCGCGCCGGCAGGTGTGGGCCTACGCGGTCGGCAAGTTCATGACCGACCCGGTGTGGTGGCTGTACCTCACCTGGCTGCCCGACTTCCTGGTCAAGGCCCACCATGTCGACATCCGCAGTGCCATGCTGCCGCTGGCGACGATCTACCTGGTGGCCGACATCGGCAGCGTGCTCGGTGGCTACGTCAGTTCGAAGTTGATCCAGCGTGGCTTCAGCGTCAACGTGGCGCGCAAGCTGACGATGCTGTGCTTTGCCGTCAGCGTGACGCCGATTGTCTTTGCCGCGCAGGTCGACAGCCTGTGGGGCGCCGTGGCGCTCGTCAGCATCGCGGCCTCCGGCCACCAGGCGTGGAGCGCCAACCTCTACACGCTGGTGAGCGACATGTTCCCGCGGCGCGCCGTCGGTAGCGTCATCGGCTTCGGCGCCATGATGGGTGCCTGTGGCGGCGCGATGATGCAGATCGCAGTCGGCGTGTGGCTCGACGCGTCCAACAACAACTACGTGCCGATCTTCATCGCGGCCGGCACGCTGTACCTGATCGCGCTCGTGGTCATCCACCTGTTGGTGCCGAGGATGACACCGGCGAATCTGGAGGTGCCGTTGGCACCGGGAGGAATGGCATGA
- a CDS encoding bifunctional 4-hydroxy-2-oxoglutarate aldolase/2-dehydro-3-deoxy-phosphogluconate aldolase — protein MSRTDVVRAIEQSGVVAVIRLKDAGKLRSVVDALIEGGVTAMEVTMTVPGAVGLIEQLAKDLPSGFQLGAGTVLDPETARQVILAGATYLVSPVLNLPTIELAHRYDVAVMPGCFTPTEILTAWQAGADVVKVFPATTLGPGYIKDVKAPLPQIKLMPTGGVTLTNAGEWIAAGACAVGVGSNLVDARALAANDFAAIANNARTVVASVAAARAKA, from the coding sequence ATGAGTCGGACCGACGTGGTCCGGGCCATCGAGCAGAGCGGCGTCGTCGCCGTGATCCGCCTGAAGGATGCCGGCAAGCTGCGCTCGGTGGTGGACGCGCTGATCGAGGGCGGCGTCACGGCGATGGAAGTCACGATGACGGTGCCCGGTGCGGTGGGGCTGATCGAGCAACTCGCCAAGGACCTGCCGAGCGGGTTCCAGTTGGGCGCCGGTACGGTGCTCGACCCGGAAACGGCACGCCAGGTGATTCTCGCGGGCGCGACCTACCTCGTGTCCCCGGTGCTGAACCTGCCGACGATCGAACTCGCGCACCGCTACGACGTGGCGGTGATGCCGGGCTGTTTCACGCCGACCGAGATCCTCACCGCCTGGCAAGCCGGCGCCGACGTCGTCAAGGTGTTCCCGGCGACGACGCTGGGCCCGGGGTACATCAAGGACGTGAAGGCGCCGCTGCCACAGATCAAGCTGATGCCGACCGGTGGCGTGACGCTTACCAATGCCGGCGAGTGGATCGCGGCTGGGGCGTGCGCGGTGGGCGTCGGCAGCAACCTGGTGGATGCCAGGGCGCTCGCGGCCAACGATTTTGCCGCCATCGCCAACAATGCCCGCACGGTGGTGGCAAGCGTCGCGGCCGCGCGCGCAAAGGCGTGA
- a CDS encoding sugar kinase, translating into MKTVCFGEIMLRLSPPGFERFLQSPQFVATFGGGEANVAVSLATFGCESHYVTRLPANAIGDSAVKSLRAEGVRTEHIVRGGDRIGVYYAESSASQRASQVIYDRARSAIAEMTPGTVDWATVLSGAKWFHCTGITPALGDNGAACAKEALEAAKAAGATVSMDLNFRKKLWTEKKAQSVMRPLMASVDVVIANEEDIQSVLGFEVHGTDVTTGALNLAAYKATAAEVARTFDCALIAITLRESHSASDNGWSAVIYDKATGEFQRSQHYDVRLVDRIGGGDSFAGGLIYGLVSGKSPIDALRFAVAASALKQTIPGDFNRVTVDEVERLVKGDGSGRVQR; encoded by the coding sequence ATGAAGACTGTTTGCTTCGGCGAAATCATGCTGCGCCTCAGCCCCCCGGGGTTCGAGCGCTTCCTCCAGAGTCCGCAGTTTGTGGCCACCTTCGGCGGCGGCGAGGCCAACGTCGCGGTCAGCCTCGCCACGTTCGGGTGCGAGAGTCATTACGTGACCCGGTTGCCCGCCAATGCGATCGGCGACTCGGCCGTGAAGTCGCTTCGCGCCGAGGGTGTGCGCACCGAGCACATCGTGCGGGGCGGTGATCGCATCGGCGTCTATTACGCCGAGTCGTCCGCGAGCCAGCGGGCGTCGCAGGTGATCTACGACCGCGCCCGATCGGCTATCGCGGAGATGACGCCCGGGACGGTCGACTGGGCCACGGTGCTGTCGGGCGCGAAGTGGTTCCATTGCACTGGCATCACCCCGGCGCTGGGCGACAACGGCGCGGCGTGCGCGAAGGAAGCCCTCGAGGCGGCCAAGGCCGCGGGTGCGACCGTGAGCATGGACCTGAACTTCCGCAAGAAGCTCTGGACCGAGAAGAAAGCGCAATCGGTGATGCGTCCGCTGATGGCGTCCGTGGACGTTGTCATCGCCAATGAAGAGGACATCCAGTCCGTGCTCGGCTTCGAGGTGCACGGCACCGACGTCACGACCGGTGCGCTCAATCTTGCGGCGTACAAGGCGACCGCCGCCGAAGTCGCGCGTACATTCGACTGCGCGCTCATTGCCATCACGCTGCGGGAGAGTCACTCGGCCAGCGACAACGGCTGGAGCGCGGTGATCTACGACAAAGCCACCGGTGAGTTCCAACGGAGCCAGCACTACGACGTGCGCCTGGTCGATCGTATCGGCGGCGGCGACAGCTTCGCCGGCGGCCTGATCTACGGCCTCGTCTCCGGCAAGTCGCCCATCGACGCCCTCCGCTTCGCCGTCGCCGCCAGCGCCCTCAAGCAGACCATCCCCGGCGACTTCAACCGCGTCACCGTCGACGAGGTCGAACGGCTCGTGAAGGGCGACGGCAGCGGAAGGGTGCAACGGTGA
- the manD gene encoding D-mannonate dehydratase ManD: MKIVDARVIVTCPGRNFVTLKIVTEDGVYGLGDATLNGRELAVASYLTDHVVPLLIGRDARAIEDTWQYLYKGAYWRRGPVTMSAIAAVDTALWDIKGKAANLPVYQLLGGASRESVRVYAHANGLDVDQAVKAVAVQLDLGYTAIRVQSGIPGLSSTYGVARAGRPYEPAEKGGVTEHRWSTEPYLNFVPRLFERMRSEFGDEVDLLHDVHHRLTPIEAARAGKLLEPYHLFWMEDPTPAEHQDAFRLIRQHTTTPIAVGEVFNSVFDCQHLIQAQLIDYIRATVVHAGGISHLRKIAALAELHQVRTGSHGATDLSPICMAAALHFDLSVHNFGIQEHMPHTAETDAVFPHEYAFASGVMHPGDAPGLGVEIDEALAARYPYDPAYLPVNRRMDGTMHDW; encoded by the coding sequence ATGAAAATCGTCGACGCACGCGTGATCGTGACGTGCCCTGGGCGCAACTTCGTCACGTTGAAGATCGTGACCGAGGACGGGGTGTACGGCCTGGGGGACGCGACATTGAACGGGCGCGAGTTGGCCGTGGCGAGCTACCTCACCGACCATGTCGTGCCCCTCCTCATCGGGCGCGACGCGCGGGCCATCGAGGACACCTGGCAGTACCTGTACAAGGGCGCCTACTGGCGCCGCGGTCCGGTCACGATGAGCGCCATCGCGGCCGTGGACACGGCGCTGTGGGACATCAAGGGCAAGGCCGCGAACCTGCCGGTCTACCAGTTGCTCGGCGGCGCCTCCCGCGAGAGCGTGCGGGTGTACGCGCATGCCAACGGGCTCGATGTCGATCAGGCCGTCAAGGCGGTCGCCGTCCAGCTCGACCTTGGGTATACGGCGATCCGTGTGCAGTCGGGCATCCCCGGCTTGAGCAGCACCTACGGCGTGGCCCGTGCCGGCCGGCCGTACGAACCGGCGGAGAAGGGTGGCGTCACCGAGCATCGCTGGAGCACCGAGCCCTACCTGAATTTCGTGCCCCGTTTGTTCGAGCGGATGCGCAGCGAGTTCGGCGACGAGGTCGACCTGCTGCACGACGTGCACCATCGGCTGACCCCGATCGAGGCGGCCCGCGCCGGCAAGCTGCTCGAGCCGTACCACCTCTTCTGGATGGAGGACCCCACGCCCGCCGAGCACCAGGACGCGTTCCGCCTGATTCGCCAGCACACGACGACGCCGATCGCCGTCGGCGAGGTGTTCAACAGCGTCTTCGACTGCCAGCACCTGATCCAGGCCCAGCTGATCGACTACATCCGGGCCACGGTGGTCCACGCCGGCGGGATCTCGCACCTGCGAAAGATTGCGGCGCTGGCCGAACTCCACCAGGTGCGCACCGGGAGTCACGGCGCCACCGATCTCAGCCCGATCTGCATGGCCGCCGCGCTGCACTTCGACCTCAGCGTGCACAACTTCGGGATCCAGGAACACATGCCGCACACGGCCGAGACCGACGCGGTGTTCCCGCACGAGTACGCGTTCGCGTCCGGTGTCATGCATCCCGGTGACGCCCCCGGACTCGGCGTCGAGATCGACGAAGCCCTCGCCGCCCGCTACCCCTACGATCCGGCCTACTTGCCCGTGAACCGCAGGATGGACGGGACGATGCACGACTGGTAA
- a CDS encoding hydroxypyruvate isomerase family protein, translating into MSDVTRRELLGAAAVTAAAAAMPAPAAALAPSTGRVKQSVCRWCYNKIPLPEFFKACAEMGLGAVDLLTEEEWIIGKRDFGLACSTGFPAVRSIPDGLNNTKFHDGIVASLTEMIPKAAKAGIPNVITFFGNRRGQDIEEAKVNSVACLNRIKPVAEAEGVTVIVELLNSKVNHKDYIGDNTPYGVDICKRVGSPRVKLLYDIYHMQIMEGDILRTMGDNWDYIAHLHTGGVPGRNELDETQELQWKTIAKWVADKGYQGYFAHEFVPKRDPLTSLREAVQLCIV; encoded by the coding sequence ATGTCCGACGTCACTCGTCGTGAACTTCTCGGCGCTGCCGCAGTGACGGCCGCCGCCGCCGCGATGCCGGCGCCTGCCGCCGCCCTGGCCCCATCGACGGGCCGCGTCAAGCAGTCGGTCTGCCGCTGGTGCTACAACAAGATTCCGCTGCCCGAGTTCTTCAAGGCGTGCGCCGAGATGGGCCTGGGCGCCGTGGACCTCCTCACAGAGGAGGAGTGGATCATCGGCAAGCGAGACTTCGGACTCGCCTGCTCGACCGGATTCCCGGCGGTGCGCTCGATCCCCGACGGCCTCAACAACACCAAGTTCCACGACGGTATCGTCGCGTCGCTGACCGAGATGATCCCGAAGGCCGCCAAGGCGGGCATCCCCAATGTCATCACCTTCTTCGGTAACCGTCGCGGTCAGGACATCGAGGAAGCGAAGGTCAACAGCGTCGCCTGCCTCAACCGCATCAAGCCGGTTGCCGAAGCCGAAGGCGTGACCGTCATCGTCGAACTGCTCAACAGCAAGGTGAACCACAAGGACTACATCGGCGACAACACGCCGTATGGCGTGGACATCTGCAAGCGTGTCGGCTCGCCGCGGGTGAAGTTGCTCTACGACATCTACCACATGCAGATCATGGAGGGCGACATCCTCCGGACGATGGGCGACAACTGGGACTACATCGCCCACCTGCACACCGGTGGCGTGCCCGGACGCAACGAGCTCGACGAGACGCAGGAACTGCAGTGGAAGACGATCGCCAAGTGGGTGGCCGACAAGGGCTACCAGGGATACTTCGCGCACGAGTTCGTCCCGAAGCGAGACCCGCTCACGTCACTGCGTGAGGCCGTGCAGCTCTGCATCGTGTAG
- a CDS encoding S9 family peptidase, producing MAQTPLPPVAAQKPHVVTSPHGDRQDPYYWLRDDTRTSPELLEHLKAENAYTEAVLAPVKGLREQLFEELKGRIKPDDEAPPWRMRDYLYSTRFLAGKDYAVNVRRPAAGGAEQVMVDQNALAAGHSYFSLGQWDVSLDNARLAYSTDTVGRRQYVIEFKDIATGKLYPEKLTGTSGNVAWAADNKTVFYVEIDPKTLLTKRVKRHVVGTDPATDVLVYEEPDESFYMGVSRTKDEAFLCIGVSSTVSSETRCIPAASPADPFKVLVARERDFEYDADHVAGRWVIRTNWQAKNFRVVQATEAAVGDRAQWQDVVPHRADVFVSAVEPFDSYLVVGERRDGLQRLRILDQAGQSRDVASEEAAYVMGIGVNREAGTTTLRYSYTSLTTPSTIYDLDMVTGARTLVKETPVLGGFDKTKYATERIWVTARDGARVPVSIVYRTDTKRDGTAPLYQFAYGSYGISTDPSFNSAWVSLLDRGFVMAIAHIRGGQEMGRAWYEDGKLLKKMNTFADFVDVTKALVALKYGAADKVFAMGGSAGGLLMGAIANLAPELYRGLVSHVPFVDVVTTMLDESIPLTTNEFDEWGNPKQKPYYDYMLAYSPYDQLHKASYPAMLVTTGLWDSQVQYWEPAKYVARLRTLDSSPSPVLLRVNMEAGHGGRSGRFTRLEQVALEYAFILQQLGKTSAAATSSASAR from the coding sequence ATGGCTCAGACACCATTGCCGCCAGTCGCGGCGCAGAAGCCCCACGTCGTGACGTCACCACACGGCGACCGGCAGGACCCGTACTACTGGCTACGCGACGACACGCGCACGTCGCCGGAACTGCTGGAGCATCTGAAGGCGGAGAACGCCTACACCGAGGCCGTCCTCGCGCCCGTGAAGGGGTTGCGGGAGCAACTCTTCGAGGAACTCAAGGGGCGCATCAAGCCTGACGACGAGGCGCCCCCCTGGCGGATGCGCGACTACCTGTACTCGACACGGTTTCTCGCGGGCAAGGACTACGCGGTCAACGTCCGGCGCCCCGCAGCCGGCGGCGCCGAGCAGGTCATGGTCGACCAGAACGCGCTTGCGGCCGGGCACAGCTATTTCTCCCTGGGCCAGTGGGACGTCTCGCTCGACAACGCCCGGCTGGCGTACTCGACCGACACGGTCGGACGCCGCCAGTACGTCATCGAGTTCAAGGACATCGCGACCGGCAAGCTCTATCCGGAGAAGCTGACCGGCACGTCGGGCAACGTCGCGTGGGCTGCCGACAACAAGACGGTCTTCTACGTCGAGATCGACCCGAAGACGCTGCTCACCAAGCGCGTCAAGCGTCATGTCGTCGGGACCGATCCGGCCACGGACGTCCTCGTGTACGAAGAGCCCGACGAGAGCTTCTACATGGGCGTCTCGCGGACGAAGGACGAGGCGTTCCTCTGCATTGGCGTGAGCAGCACGGTGTCGAGCGAGACACGGTGCATCCCTGCCGCGTCGCCCGCCGACCCCTTCAAGGTGCTCGTCGCTCGTGAGCGCGACTTCGAGTACGACGCCGATCACGTCGCCGGCCGCTGGGTGATTCGCACCAACTGGCAGGCCAAGAACTTCCGCGTCGTCCAGGCCACGGAGGCGGCGGTCGGGGACCGCGCGCAGTGGCAGGACGTCGTGCCGCATCGCGCCGACGTGTTCGTGTCCGCCGTCGAGCCGTTCGACAGTTACCTCGTTGTCGGCGAGCGGCGCGACGGGCTGCAGCGGCTGCGGATCCTCGACCAGGCAGGGCAGTCGCGTGACGTCGCCTCGGAAGAAGCTGCCTACGTCATGGGCATCGGGGTCAATCGCGAGGCCGGCACCACCACGCTTCGCTACTCCTACACGTCGCTGACGACGCCGTCGACGATCTACGACCTCGACATGGTGACCGGGGCGCGGACGCTCGTGAAGGAGACGCCGGTGCTCGGCGGCTTCGACAAGACGAAGTACGCCACCGAACGCATCTGGGTCACCGCGCGCGACGGCGCCAGGGTGCCGGTCTCGATCGTCTATCGCACCGACACGAAACGCGACGGCACGGCGCCGCTGTACCAGTTCGCGTACGGGTCCTACGGCATCTCGACCGACCCCAGCTTCAACAGTGCGTGGGTGAGCCTGCTCGACCGCGGCTTCGTGATGGCCATCGCGCACATTCGCGGCGGCCAGGAAATGGGCCGTGCCTGGTACGAGGACGGCAAGCTGCTCAAGAAGATGAACACGTTTGCCGACTTCGTGGACGTCACGAAGGCGCTCGTCGCGCTGAAGTACGGCGCCGCCGACAAGGTGTTCGCCATGGGCGGCAGTGCCGGTGGGCTGCTGATGGGCGCGATCGCGAACCTGGCGCCGGAACTGTATCGCGGCCTGGTCTCGCACGTGCCCTTCGTCGACGTCGTGACGACGATGCTCGACGAGTCGATTCCGCTGACGACCAACGAGTTCGACGAGTGGGGCAATCCCAAGCAGAAGCCGTACTACGACTACATGCTGGCGTATTCGCCTTACGACCAGCTGCACAAGGCGTCCTATCCGGCGATGCTCGTGACGACGGGGCTGTGGGATTCGCAGGTGCAGTACTGGGAGCCGGCCAAGTACGTCGCACGGTTGCGGACGCTCGACTCATCGCCATCACCAGTCTTGCTGCGCGTGAACATGGAAGCCGGTCACGGCGGCCGATCGGGCCGGTTCACCCGCCTCGAGCAAGTGGCGCTGGAGTACGCCTTCATCCTGCAGCAGCTGGGGAAGACGTCGGCCGCCGCGACTTCGTCAGCTTCTGCAAGGTAG